The following coding sequences lie in one Leucobacter allii genomic window:
- a CDS encoding inositol monophosphatase family protein: MTDTPPAPSADLAFALELAELADAISLPRFRAADLAVETKPDRTFVTDADRAVEEALRARIESERPGDSFFGEESGRAERGDRRWIIDPIDGTSNFLRGVPNWGTLIALEIAGSPTVGVVSAPAFGARWWAETGGGAWSRTAGEAVRRLRVSGVRELEHASLSFQSIEQWDLAGYLQPLIALARSVWRDRAYGDMWSYMLLAEGLVDIVAEFDVKPYDLAALVPIVREAGGRFTDIAGNASAWNGSSLATNGALHDAVVALIDGARA; this comes from the coding sequence ATGACCGACACGCCCCCCGCCCCCTCCGCGGATCTCGCGTTCGCCCTCGAGCTCGCGGAGCTCGCGGATGCGATCTCGCTCCCCCGGTTCCGCGCCGCCGACCTCGCCGTGGAGACGAAGCCCGACCGCACCTTCGTCACCGATGCCGATCGGGCGGTGGAGGAGGCGCTGCGGGCGCGGATCGAGTCGGAGCGTCCCGGCGACAGCTTCTTCGGCGAGGAGTCCGGCCGCGCCGAGCGCGGGGACCGGAGGTGGATCATCGATCCCATCGACGGCACCTCGAACTTCCTCCGCGGCGTGCCCAACTGGGGGACGCTCATCGCCCTCGAGATCGCCGGCTCGCCGACCGTCGGCGTCGTCTCGGCCCCGGCCTTCGGGGCGCGCTGGTGGGCCGAGACGGGCGGCGGGGCGTGGAGCCGGACCGCGGGCGAGGCCGTGCGACGCCTGCGCGTCTCCGGCGTGCGCGAGCTCGAGCACGCCTCGCTGAGCTTCCAGAGCATCGAGCAGTGGGATCTCGCCGGCTATCTGCAGCCCCTGATCGCCCTCGCCCGGTCGGTGTGGCGGGACCGCGCCTACGGGGACATGTGGTCGTACATGCTGCTCGCCGAGGGGCTCGTCGACATCGTCGCGGAGTTCGATGTGAAGCCCTACGACCTCGCCGCGCTCGTCCCCATCGTGCGAGAGGCCGGCGGTCGCTTCACCGACATCGCCGGCAACGCGAGCGCCTGGAACGGCAGCTCCCTCGCGACGAACGGGGCGCTGCACGACGCGGTGGTCGCGCTCATCGACGGGGCGCGCGCGTGA
- the ilvD gene encoding dihydroxy-acid dehydratase, whose protein sequence is MAEIDMKPRSRDVTDGIEKAAARGMLRAVGMGDEDWDKPQIGIASSWNEITPCNLSLDRLAQGAKEGVHSGGGYPLQFGTVSVSDGISMGHEGMHFSLVSREVIADSVETVMMAERLDGSVLLAGCDKSLPGMLMAAARLDLASVFLYAGSIAPGWVKLTDGTEKEVTIIDAFEAVGACKAGTMSEEDLKRIECAIAPGEGACGGMYTANTMASIAEALGMSLPGSAAPPSADRRRDYYAHRSGEAVVNMLRLGITARDILTKKAFENAITLLMAYGGSTNAVLHLLAIAREAEVDLTLEDFNRIGAKVPHLADMKPFGKYVMADIDRQGGVPVVLKALLDAGLLHGDALTVTGKTMAENLAELNPDPLDGEVVHQLDDPIHETGGLTILHGTLAPEGAVVKTAGFDADVFEGPARVFERERAAMDALTEGKIGKGDIVVIRYEGPKGGPGMREMLAITGAIKGAGLGKDVLLLTDGRFSGGTTGLCIGHIAPEATDGGPVALVRDGDLIRVDIAARTLDLLVEPAELEARRDTWAPLPPRYTRGVLAKYAKLVGSASEGAVTG, encoded by the coding sequence ATGGCAGAGATCGATATGAAGCCGCGCAGTCGCGACGTCACCGACGGGATCGAGAAGGCCGCCGCCCGGGGCATGCTCCGAGCGGTCGGCATGGGGGATGAGGACTGGGACAAGCCCCAGATCGGCATCGCGAGCTCCTGGAACGAGATCACCCCGTGCAACCTGAGCCTCGACCGGCTCGCGCAGGGCGCGAAGGAGGGCGTGCACTCCGGGGGCGGCTACCCGCTCCAGTTCGGCACGGTCTCGGTCTCCGACGGCATCTCGATGGGCCACGAGGGCATGCACTTCTCCCTCGTCTCGCGCGAGGTCATCGCGGACTCCGTCGAGACCGTGATGATGGCCGAGCGCCTCGACGGCTCGGTGCTGCTGGCCGGCTGCGACAAGTCCCTGCCCGGCATGCTCATGGCCGCGGCCCGCCTCGACCTCGCCTCCGTCTTCCTGTACGCCGGGTCGATCGCGCCGGGCTGGGTGAAGCTCACCGACGGCACTGAGAAGGAAGTCACCATCATCGACGCCTTCGAAGCGGTCGGGGCGTGCAAGGCCGGCACCATGAGCGAGGAGGACCTCAAGCGCATCGAGTGCGCCATCGCCCCGGGCGAGGGCGCCTGCGGCGGCATGTACACGGCCAACACCATGGCCTCGATCGCCGAGGCGCTCGGCATGAGCCTGCCGGGCTCCGCGGCGCCGCCGAGCGCCGACCGCCGACGCGATTACTACGCGCACCGCTCCGGCGAAGCGGTGGTGAACATGCTGCGCCTCGGCATCACGGCGCGCGACATCCTCACCAAGAAGGCGTTCGAGAACGCGATCACGCTGCTCATGGCGTACGGCGGATCCACGAACGCGGTGCTGCACCTCCTCGCGATCGCCCGCGAGGCCGAGGTGGATCTCACGCTCGAGGACTTCAACCGCATCGGCGCGAAGGTGCCCCACCTCGCCGACATGAAGCCCTTCGGCAAGTACGTCATGGCCGACATCGATCGCCAGGGCGGCGTGCCCGTCGTGCTCAAGGCCCTGCTCGACGCCGGGCTGCTGCACGGCGACGCGCTCACGGTCACCGGCAAGACCATGGCCGAGAACCTCGCCGAGCTGAACCCCGATCCGCTCGACGGCGAGGTCGTGCATCAGCTCGACGATCCGATCCACGAGACGGGCGGCCTCACCATCCTGCACGGCACGCTCGCCCCCGAGGGCGCCGTCGTGAAGACCGCGGGCTTCGACGCCGACGTCTTCGAGGGGCCCGCCCGGGTGTTCGAGCGCGAGCGCGCGGCGATGGACGCCCTCACCGAGGGCAAGATCGGCAAGGGCGACATCGTCGTCATCCGCTACGAGGGTCCGAAGGGCGGGCCCGGCATGCGCGAGATGCTCGCGATCACCGGCGCCATCAAGGGCGCGGGGCTCGGGAAAGATGTACTACTATTGACGGACGGACGATTCTCGGGCGGCACAACCGGCCTCTGCATCGGCCATATTGCACCTGAGGCGACGGACGGCGGTCCGGTCGCACTGGTTCGCGACGGAGACCTGATTCGGGTCGATATCGCCGCACGAACGCTCGATCTGCTGGTAGAACCCGCTGAGCTCGAGGCCCGACGAGACACCTGGGCCCCGCTTCCCCCGCGGTACACGCGCGGCGTCCTCGCGAAGTACGCGAAACTCGTGGGCTCGGCCTCCGAAGGCGCCGTCACCGGCTAG
- a CDS encoding acetolactate synthase large subunit produces the protein MTGAQAVIRSLEALGVSDVFGLPGGAVLPLYDALMDADTLRHVLVRHEQGGGHAAEGFAAASGEVGVCIATSGPGATNLVTAIADAYMDSVPLLAITGQVFSHLMGTDAFQEADIVGITMPITKHSFQVLRAEDVPGAIAAAYHLASTGRPGPVLVDITKDAQEDEFDFVWDPRVELAGYRPITKANSKQIQAAADLIAEAKRPVFYVGGGVVRAGAAAELRQLVELVGAPVVTTLMARGVFPDSHRQHLGMPGMHGTVPAVLALQEADLLITLGARFDDRVTGKAALFAPEAKVIHADIDPAEIGKIRAADVPIVGDAAEVIADLFAAVSTAKVSRECANLGEWWQRLDALRAKFPLGYQETSDGLLSPQHVIQRIGELTGPEGVYAAGVGQHQMWAAQFIGYERPNAWLNSGGAGTMGYAVPAAMGAKVAEPERVVWAIDGDGCFQMTNQELATCVVNDIPIKVAVINNSSLGMVRQWQTLIYDGRYSNTELNTGHGSQRVPDFVKLGEAYGCLAIRVEREDQVDDAIRLALETNDRPVVIDFVVSADAMVWPMVRQGTSNSDVQYALDHSPEWEGE, from the coding sequence ATGACCGGCGCGCAAGCGGTCATCCGCAGCCTCGAGGCGCTCGGCGTCAGCGACGTCTTCGGCCTGCCCGGCGGCGCGGTGCTTCCCCTGTACGACGCGCTCATGGACGCCGACACCCTGCGCCACGTGCTCGTGCGCCACGAGCAGGGCGGCGGCCACGCGGCCGAGGGCTTCGCCGCGGCCTCCGGAGAGGTCGGCGTCTGCATCGCCACCTCAGGCCCCGGCGCGACGAACCTCGTCACCGCGATCGCCGACGCCTACATGGACTCGGTGCCGCTGCTCGCGATCACCGGGCAGGTGTTCTCGCACCTCATGGGGACGGACGCCTTCCAGGAGGCGGACATCGTCGGGATCACGATGCCGATCACCAAGCACTCCTTCCAGGTGCTCCGCGCGGAGGACGTGCCGGGGGCGATCGCGGCCGCGTACCACCTCGCCTCGACCGGTCGGCCCGGCCCGGTGCTCGTCGACATCACGAAGGACGCGCAGGAGGACGAGTTCGACTTCGTCTGGGATCCGCGCGTCGAGCTCGCGGGCTACCGACCGATCACGAAGGCGAACAGCAAGCAGATCCAGGCCGCGGCCGATCTCATCGCCGAGGCGAAGCGCCCCGTGTTCTACGTCGGCGGCGGCGTCGTGCGCGCCGGAGCGGCGGCGGAGCTGCGGCAGCTCGTCGAGCTCGTCGGCGCGCCCGTCGTGACGACGCTCATGGCGCGCGGCGTCTTCCCCGACTCGCACCGCCAGCATCTCGGCATGCCAGGCATGCACGGCACGGTGCCCGCCGTGCTCGCGCTGCAGGAGGCCGATCTGCTCATCACGCTCGGCGCCCGATTCGACGATCGGGTGACGGGCAAGGCGGCGCTCTTCGCCCCCGAGGCGAAGGTGATCCACGCCGACATCGACCCGGCCGAGATCGGCAAGATCCGGGCGGCGGACGTGCCGATCGTCGGCGACGCCGCCGAGGTGATCGCCGACCTCTTCGCCGCCGTCTCCACCGCCAAGGTGAGCCGCGAGTGCGCGAACCTCGGCGAGTGGTGGCAGCGCCTCGACGCGCTGCGCGCGAAGTTCCCGCTCGGATACCAGGAGACGAGCGACGGGCTGCTCTCGCCCCAGCACGTCATCCAGCGGATCGGCGAGCTGACGGGGCCGGAGGGGGTGTACGCCGCCGGCGTCGGCCAGCACCAGATGTGGGCCGCCCAGTTCATCGGGTACGAGCGGCCGAACGCGTGGCTGAACTCTGGCGGGGCCGGCACCATGGGCTACGCCGTGCCCGCCGCCATGGGGGCGAAGGTCGCCGAGCCCGAGCGCGTCGTGTGGGCGATCGACGGCGACGGCTGCTTCCAGATGACGAACCAGGAGCTCGCCACCTGCGTGGTGAACGACATCCCGATCAAGGTCGCGGTGATCAACAACTCCTCGCTCGGCATGGTGCGGCAGTGGCAGACCCTCATCTACGACGGCCGCTACTCGAACACCGAGCTCAACACGGGCCACGGCTCGCAGCGCGTGCCCGACTTCGTCAAGCTCGGGGAGGCCTACGGCTGCCTCGCGATCCGCGTGGAGCGGGAGGATCAGGTCGACGACGCGATCCGGCTCGCGCTCGAGACCAACGACCGCCCCGTCGTGATCGACTTCGTCGTGAGCGCCGACGCCATGGTGTGGCCGATGGTCCGCCAGGGCACTTCGAACAGCGACGTCCAGTACGCACTCGATCACAGCCCCGAATGGGAGGGGGAGTAA
- the ilvN gene encoding acetolactate synthase small subunit — protein MSRHVLSLLVEDKPGLLTRVAGLFARRGFNIESLAVGPTEMRGLSRITVVVDQDELLLEQVTKQLNKLVNVIKIVELEESTSVQREHVLIKVRADNQSRSHVLEAVTLFRARVVDVVPDALTIEVTGDTGKIEAFLKVLEPYGIKEIAQSGLIAMGRGSKSITERVFKN, from the coding sequence ATGAGCCGCCACGTACTCAGCCTCCTCGTCGAGGACAAGCCGGGTCTGCTGACCCGTGTCGCGGGGCTCTTCGCCCGCCGCGGCTTCAACATCGAGTCGCTGGCCGTCGGCCCGACGGAGATGCGCGGGCTCTCGCGCATCACCGTGGTCGTCGATCAGGACGAGCTGCTGCTGGAGCAGGTGACGAAGCAGCTCAACAAGCTCGTCAACGTGATCAAGATCGTCGAGCTCGAGGAGTCGACCTCGGTGCAGCGCGAGCACGTGCTCATCAAGGTCCGCGCCGACAACCAGTCCCGTTCGCACGTGCTCGAGGCGGTCACCCTGTTCCGCGCCCGCGTCGTCGACGTCGTCCCCGACGCGCTCACCATCGAGGTGACCGGCGACACGGGGAAGATCGAGGCGTTCCTGAAGGTCCTCGAGCCCTACGGCATCAAGGAGATCGCGCAGTCCGGGCTCATCGCGATGGGCCGCGGCTCCAAGTCGATCACGGAGCGCGTCTTCAAGAACTGA
- a CDS encoding ABC transporter permease, giving the protein MTAPRRSAPTATDGSAHRAAADHRGAGPLRSSGVFIRRSLLHSLRDGEGLIMAIALPVLLMLVFTLIFGGAIKPQGYIDFVVPGVILVCAGFGASSVAVAVNRDFTLGAMRRFRTMPVSVPTVLVGHIVASLIRNLLATAIVIGAAFALGFRPSAGLAGWGAALGLVALWILAITALFAFVGMVASSPETANGYGFALLFLPYLSSAFVPVDTMPVWLRGFAEHQPVGPLVDTIRWALTGAGAPHGLAALAWCLGIIAVSAVLIAWRFPRSADR; this is encoded by the coding sequence ATGACCGCACCCCGCCGCTCCGCCCCGACCGCGACGGACGGATCCGCCCACCGGGCGGCCGCCGACCACCGCGGCGCCGGCCCGCTCCGCTCGAGCGGCGTCTTCATCCGCCGCAGCCTCCTCCACAGCCTGCGCGACGGCGAGGGCCTCATCATGGCCATCGCCCTGCCCGTGCTCCTCATGCTCGTCTTCACGCTGATCTTCGGCGGCGCCATCAAACCGCAGGGGTACATCGACTTCGTGGTCCCCGGAGTGATCCTGGTCTGCGCCGGCTTCGGCGCCTCCTCGGTCGCGGTCGCGGTGAACCGCGACTTCACGCTCGGGGCCATGCGCCGCTTCCGCACCATGCCCGTCAGCGTGCCGACCGTGCTGGTCGGGCACATCGTCGCCAGCCTCATCAGGAACCTGCTGGCCACGGCGATCGTCATCGGAGCGGCCTTCGCGCTCGGCTTCCGCCCGAGCGCGGGGCTCGCGGGCTGGGGCGCGGCTCTCGGGCTCGTGGCGCTCTGGATCCTCGCCATCACGGCGCTCTTCGCCTTCGTCGGCATGGTCGCCTCGAGCCCCGAGACCGCCAACGGGTACGGGTTCGCGCTGCTGTTCCTGCCCTACCTCTCGAGCGCGTTCGTGCCCGTCGACACGATGCCCGTGTGGCTCAGGGGCTTCGCCGAGCACCAGCCGGTCGGTCCGCTCGTGGACACCATCCGCTGGGCCCTCACCGGCGCGGGAGCACCGCACGGCCTCGCGGCGCTCGCCTGGTGCCTCGGGATCATCGCCGTGTCGGCGGTCCTCATCGCCTGGCGATTCCCCCGCAGCGCGGACCGCTGA
- a CDS encoding ABC transporter ATP-binding protein, whose amino-acid sequence MDRAIRITGLVKRYRHPVLDRLDLEIDGGVFALLGRNGAGKSTLVSILTTLVAPDAGTATICGVDVVRSPAAARRRIGATGQEATLDQLLTGRENLVMLSALLGLGRRGARRADELLEQFALVEAADRPVSGYSGGMRRRLDLAASFITQPPVLFLDEPTTGLDPLSRRSLWDDVRRFAATGTTVFLTTQTLDEAEALADRIAVLEHGRIIADGTAAELTARVGGSQLVLLDDAGDARRSIDTDGSAASIRAALDALPETDRGARVELRTPTLDDAFRALVGSTPEGRS is encoded by the coding sequence ATGGACCGCGCGATCCGCATCACAGGACTCGTGAAGCGCTACCGGCACCCGGTGCTCGACCGCCTCGACCTCGAGATCGACGGCGGCGTCTTCGCCCTGCTCGGCCGCAACGGCGCGGGCAAGTCGACGCTCGTCTCGATCCTCACGACGCTCGTCGCCCCCGACGCGGGCACAGCCACCATCTGCGGCGTCGACGTCGTGCGCTCCCCCGCGGCTGCCCGGAGGCGCATCGGCGCCACCGGCCAGGAGGCGACCCTCGATCAGCTGCTCACCGGCCGCGAGAACCTCGTCATGCTGTCGGCGCTCCTCGGACTCGGCCGCCGCGGGGCGCGCCGGGCCGACGAGCTGCTCGAGCAGTTCGCCCTCGTCGAGGCCGCCGATCGACCGGTCTCGGGCTACTCGGGCGGCATGCGACGACGGCTGGACCTCGCCGCGTCGTTCATCACCCAGCCGCCCGTGCTCTTCCTCGACGAGCCGACCACGGGTCTCGATCCGCTCAGCCGCCGCAGCCTCTGGGACGACGTACGGCGCTTCGCGGCGACCGGCACCACCGTCTTCCTCACCACCCAGACCCTCGACGAGGCCGAGGCCCTCGCCGACCGCATCGCGGTGCTCGAGCACGGGCGCATCATCGCCGACGGCACGGCCGCCGAGCTCACCGCGCGCGTCGGCGGCTCGCAGCTCGTGCTCCTCGACGACGCGGGCGACGCGCGGCGCTCGATCGACACGGACGGCAGCGCCGCATCGATCCGGGCGGCCCTCGACGCCCTGCCCGAGACGGATCGCGGCGCGCGCGTCGAACTGCGCACCCCCACCCTCGACGACGCCTTCCGGGCGCTCGTCGGCAGCACCCCGGAAGGACGATCATGA
- a CDS encoding TetR/AcrR family transcriptional regulator encodes MSEAVSRLISLAWGVAAAPQRGPKRELSHERIVEAAIGIADAEGLAAVTMQRVAQSFGFTTMALYRYVASKDELSQLMLDAASGDAEWAVDESDWRLGLEQWARELEALHERHPWIIEIPPAVEALLMPAQMRIVDTGMRAMRTLPGDDEQKLAVLMLLSVLVSGFARQRRSLAAETPLTPGTVAFVREIVGQGAFPDVERLIVSGAFFGDGAGDAASDDLGVVLDLLLPGIADGIAATARADDADGGSGADDAEPSPARELARAERELAAATALRAATQRRAGELERRVARLREQRDRAKDAAKAAAKAAARAAAKPDPGGAARGRGA; translated from the coding sequence ATGTCGGAAGCAGTGTCACGGCTGATCTCGCTCGCGTGGGGCGTCGCGGCCGCCCCGCAGCGCGGTCCCAAGCGCGAGCTCAGCCACGAGCGGATCGTGGAGGCGGCGATCGGCATCGCCGATGCCGAGGGGCTCGCGGCGGTCACCATGCAGCGGGTGGCGCAGAGCTTCGGCTTCACGACCATGGCCCTGTACCGGTACGTCGCCTCGAAGGACGAGCTCTCGCAGCTCATGCTCGACGCGGCCTCGGGCGACGCCGAGTGGGCCGTCGACGAGAGCGATTGGCGCCTCGGGCTCGAGCAGTGGGCGCGCGAACTCGAGGCGCTCCACGAACGGCACCCGTGGATCATCGAGATCCCGCCCGCCGTGGAGGCGCTGCTCATGCCCGCGCAGATGCGCATCGTCGACACCGGGATGCGGGCCATGCGGACGCTGCCGGGGGACGACGAGCAGAAGCTCGCCGTGCTCATGCTGCTCTCCGTGCTCGTGTCCGGCTTCGCCCGGCAGCGCCGCAGCCTCGCCGCGGAGACGCCGCTGACGCCCGGTACCGTCGCGTTCGTCAGGGAGATCGTCGGCCAGGGGGCGTTCCCCGACGTGGAGCGGCTGATCGTCTCCGGCGCGTTCTTCGGCGACGGGGCCGGCGACGCCGCATCCGACGACCTGGGAGTGGTGCTGGATCTGCTGCTGCCCGGCATCGCCGACGGGATCGCCGCGACCGCGCGCGCGGATGACGCGGACGGCGGCTCCGGGGCGGATGACGCGGAGCCGTCCCCGGCGCGCGAACTCGCGCGCGCCGAACGTGAGCTCGCGGCCGCCACGGCGCTGCGGGCGGCGACGCAGCGCCGTGCCGGCGAGCTCGAGCGCCGGGTGGCGCGACTGCGCGAGCAGCGCGACCGCGCCAAGGACGCCGCGAAGGCGGCGGCGAAGGCGGCCGCCCGCGCCGCGGCGAAACCGGACCCCGGCGGCGCGGCGCGCGGACGGGGAGCCTAG
- the hrpB gene encoding ATP-dependent helicase HrpB, producing the protein MTAAHRFALDAIGAGLPVAAAEAELRASAARGVMVVTAPPGTGKTTFVPALVADLVAARGGGRTVLTQPRRVAVRAAAARIAALDGGAVGGAVGFTVRGERAVGAGTRLEAVTPGVLLRRLLGDPELAGVDAVILDEVHERSLDGELLLGMLAELRSLREDLLLVAMSATLDADRVAEVLGDASGAAPIVAVPAALHPLRVEYAPPAEARLDARGAARGFLAHLAELAARAQREDGVDALVFVPGAREVDALLALLRGRPEVRAGGVEVLPLHGRVPARDQDRAVRGRRVDEPPRIVVSTALAESSLTVPGVRLVIDAGLSRELRRDRSRDMTGLVTVSASRSSAEQRAGRAARQGPGRAIRAYSEAEFARMLPDAAPEIASADLADAALALAAWGAPGGRGFRFPTPPPPGAMARAEATLGALGLVSPGTGGITPLGRTVAGLPVGVREARALLAGAVALGDAARAAEVVAAIADDHRDAGADLPRLLRELRGGRAPGAARWRRERDRLARIAREHAATSGPAAGTGAAGAVARSDAAAAGIVLALARPEWIARRVSEGSRAYLLASGTRAALPEGSALLDGEWIAVREVQRAEGRAAAGTGAVIRLAAPFEESGALALGDALLTRTRASRIEDGRVRVREERRLGAILLAATPVAARPEDTAPAFTAHLRELGLGALDWPAAAVSLRGRLALLHRELGEPWPRMDDASLLGRLEDWLGPELARLRPGASLDRLDMATALRRLLPWPEAAQLDALAPERLPLPSGGSARIDYPAPGRGAVDDGAHAELPVIAAKLQECFGLADTPRLVAGRVPVLVHLLSPARRPLAVTADLSSFWNGPYQEVRREMRGRYPKHPWPEDPWTAQATARTKRSAAGRPG; encoded by the coding sequence ATGACCGCCGCGCACCGCTTCGCCCTCGACGCCATCGGCGCCGGCCTGCCCGTCGCGGCGGCCGAGGCGGAGCTGCGGGCCTCCGCCGCGCGGGGCGTGATGGTCGTCACCGCGCCGCCCGGCACCGGGAAGACGACCTTCGTGCCGGCGCTCGTCGCGGACCTCGTGGCGGCTCGCGGCGGCGGTCGCACCGTGCTGACGCAGCCGCGACGGGTGGCGGTGCGCGCGGCGGCCGCTCGCATCGCCGCGCTCGACGGCGGCGCCGTCGGCGGCGCGGTCGGCTTCACCGTCCGCGGCGAGCGCGCGGTCGGCGCCGGGACGCGCCTCGAGGCCGTGACGCCCGGGGTGCTGCTGCGGCGCCTCCTGGGCGACCCCGAGCTCGCCGGCGTGGACGCGGTGATCCTCGACGAGGTGCACGAGCGCTCCCTCGACGGGGAGCTGCTGCTCGGCATGCTCGCCGAGCTGCGGAGCCTGCGGGAGGATCTCCTCCTCGTGGCGATGTCCGCGACCCTCGACGCCGACCGCGTCGCCGAGGTGCTCGGCGACGCGAGCGGCGCCGCGCCGATCGTGGCGGTGCCCGCGGCGCTGCACCCCCTCCGCGTCGAGTACGCGCCGCCGGCGGAGGCCCGCCTCGACGCGCGAGGCGCCGCCCGCGGGTTCCTCGCGCACCTCGCGGAGCTCGCGGCGCGCGCGCAGCGCGAGGACGGCGTCGACGCCCTCGTGTTCGTGCCGGGCGCGCGCGAGGTCGACGCACTGCTGGCGCTGCTGCGCGGTCGGCCGGAGGTGCGCGCCGGCGGCGTCGAGGTGCTGCCGCTGCACGGCCGAGTGCCGGCACGGGATCAGGATCGCGCGGTCCGCGGCAGGCGGGTCGACGAACCGCCCCGCATCGTCGTGAGCACGGCGCTCGCCGAGAGCTCGCTCACGGTGCCGGGCGTGCGACTCGTGATCGACGCCGGACTCTCGCGGGAGCTCCGTCGCGACCGCTCCCGCGACATGACCGGCCTCGTCACCGTCAGCGCCTCCCGCTCCAGCGCCGAGCAGCGCGCGGGCCGCGCGGCGCGGCAGGGCCCGGGGCGCGCGATCCGCGCCTACTCGGAGGCGGAGTTCGCGCGCATGCTCCCCGATGCGGCTCCCGAGATCGCTTCGGCCGACCTCGCGGACGCCGCCCTCGCGCTCGCGGCCTGGGGCGCCCCGGGAGGCCGCGGCTTCCGCTTCCCCACGCCGCCGCCCCCGGGCGCGATGGCCCGCGCCGAGGCGACGCTCGGCGCGCTCGGCCTCGTGTCGCCGGGCACCGGCGGCATCACGCCGCTCGGCCGCACGGTCGCGGGCCTGCCGGTCGGGGTGCGGGAGGCGCGCGCGCTGCTCGCGGGAGCCGTCGCGCTCGGCGACGCGGCGCGCGCCGCCGAGGTCGTGGCGGCGATCGCCGACGATCATCGCGATGCGGGCGCGGATCTGCCGCGCCTCCTCCGCGAGCTCCGCGGCGGCCGTGCGCCCGGTGCGGCGCGCTGGCGCCGCGAGCGGGATCGGCTCGCGCGCATCGCCCGCGAGCACGCTGCGACGTCGGGCCCCGCCGCCGGAACGGGCGCGGCGGGCGCGGTCGCACGTTCGGACGCGGCGGCGGCCGGCATCGTTCTCGCACTCGCGCGGCCCGAGTGGATCGCGCGGCGCGTCTCCGAGGGCTCCCGGGCCTACCTGCTCGCCAGCGGCACGCGCGCGGCACTCCCCGAGGGCAGCGCGCTCCTGGACGGCGAATGGATCGCCGTGCGGGAGGTGCAGCGCGCCGAGGGGCGCGCCGCGGCCGGCACGGGCGCCGTCATCCGCCTCGCCGCTCCGTTCGAGGAGTCCGGAGCGCTCGCCCTCGGCGACGCCCTCCTGACCCGCACGCGCGCCTCCCGCATCGAGGACGGCCGCGTGCGAGTGCGCGAGGAGCGGCGCCTCGGCGCGATCCTGCTCGCGGCGACGCCCGTGGCCGCCCGCCCCGAGGACACGGCGCCGGCGTTCACGGCGCACCTCAGGGAGCTCGGACTCGGGGCGCTCGACTGGCCGGCGGCCGCGGTCTCCCTGCGCGGCCGTCTCGCGCTGCTGCACCGGGAGCTCGGCGAGCCGTGGCCGCGCATGGACGACGCGTCCCTGCTCGGCCGCCTCGAGGACTGGCTCGGGCCGGAGCTCGCGCGGCTGCGCCCCGGCGCGTCCCTCGACCGCCTCGACATGGCGACGGCGCTGCGCCGGCTCCTCCCCTGGCCCGAGGCGGCGCAGCTGGACGCGCTCGCGCCGGAGCGCCTGCCGCTGCCCTCGGGCGGCTCGGCGAGGATCGACTACCCCGCCCCGGGGCGCGGCGCGGTGGACGACGGCGCGCACGCCGAGCTGCCCGTGATCGCGGCGAAGCTGCAGGAGTGCTTCGGCCTCGCCGACACCCCGCGGCTCGTCGCCGGACGCGTCCCCGTGCTCGTCCATCTCCTCTCGCCGGCGCGGCGTCCGCTCGCCGTCACGGCGGATCTCTCCTCCTTCTGGAACGGGCCCTATCAGGAGGTGAGGCGCGAGATGCGCGGCCGCTATCCGAAGCATCCCTGGCCCGAGGATCCGTGGACGGCGCAGGCGACGGCTCGGACGAAGCGGTCCGCCGCGGGGAGGCCGGGCTAG